One Ignavibacteria bacterium DNA segment encodes these proteins:
- a CDS encoding T9SS type A sorting domain-containing protein, which produces MKRQIWQTLFSLILFSIIVILYLFISQSAIAQMQFEWVRNYPNFQGHSAAIDSSGNIYSVGDSSSYLIVFKHTPNGILIWKRKLNYVKSNSPILVSTDKNKDLYVSCSNIAHNYVLTKFDSSGQLKWENILIYGGYDEPYSIAVDKAGFIYLTGETFNGITKCLTVKYTPQGDTLWTRINPEYVMGGNYVSIDDSGYVYVAGGYISSGGSYYYGTLKYDNNGNLKWFRKYSYQNTISRGLCVKPDNKGNCYVSGYITLYNGNFISGLIKYDYKGDSVWVRIFGDSLTYTSGSTNINFDDIGNIYLSSIYTLKYDTAGYLLWNIYNDSYSTSFAFHNNRIYFAGTSLWQGPDSLRIIERDEKGNLISQNYYPKSPSKLDLKFYDNSFYLIINSQDSLILMKFRTSPNSIVNNTTIISDYKLHQNFPNPFNSSTNISYSLRVKSLITLRIYDISGKEITTLVNGYKSAGEYKILFDAVNLSSGIYFYSMLADNKLIDTKKLIIVK; this is translated from the coding sequence ATGAAAAGACAAATCTGGCAGACATTATTCTCATTAATCCTTTTTAGCATTATCGTAATTTTATATTTATTTATTTCACAATCGGCAATAGCACAGATGCAATTCGAGTGGGTGAGGAATTATCCTAATTTTCAGGGACATTCAGCGGCAATTGATTCTTCCGGAAATATTTATTCCGTTGGAGACTCATCAAGTTATTTGATAGTTTTTAAACATACTCCAAATGGAATTCTTATCTGGAAAAGAAAGCTAAATTACGTAAAGAGCAACTCACCTATACTTGTGTCGACAGATAAAAATAAAGACCTATATGTATCGTGCAGTAATATAGCGCATAATTATGTCTTGACAAAATTTGATTCATCAGGGCAGTTGAAATGGGAGAATATATTAATTTATGGGGGGTATGACGAGCCTTACAGTATAGCCGTTGATAAGGCAGGTTTCATTTATTTGACAGGAGAAACATTTAATGGAATCACTAAATGCCTCACGGTAAAATATACTCCGCAAGGCGATACACTATGGACAAGAATTAACCCGGAATACGTAATGGGAGGGAACTATGTAAGTATTGATGACAGCGGATATGTTTACGTTGCTGGAGGTTATATTTCTTCCGGTGGAAGTTATTATTATGGAACTTTGAAATACGATAATAATGGAAATCTGAAATGGTTTAGAAAGTATAGTTATCAGAATACGATTTCAAGAGGTCTTTGTGTAAAGCCTGACAACAAAGGTAATTGCTACGTTAGTGGATATATAACTTTGTATAATGGGAACTTCATTTCCGGGCTTATTAAATATGATTATAAAGGTGATTCAGTCTGGGTAAGAATTTTTGGAGATTCTTTAACATATACATCCGGCTCAACAAATATTAATTTCGATGATATCGGAAACATATACTTATCTTCTATTTACACTTTAAAATATGACACAGCAGGTTATTTACTCTGGAATATATATAACGACAGTTACTCTACTTCATTTGCATTTCATAATAATCGTATATATTTTGCAGGGACGAGTTTATGGCAGGGTCCTGACAGTCTGCGTATTATTGAACGTGATGAAAAGGGAAACCTAATTAGCCAGAACTATTATCCCAAATCACCCTCTAAGCTTGATTTGAAATTTTATGACAACTCATTTTATCTTATAATTAATTCTCAAGACTCTTTAATATTAATGAAATTCAGAACGTCCCCTAATAGCATCGTGAACAACACAACTATAATAAGTGATTATAAATTACATCAGAACTTTCCGAATCCTTTTAATTCATCAACGAATATTAGTTATTCATTGCGTGTAAAAAGTTTAATAACTCTAAGGATATACGACATATCAGGAAAAGAAATTACAACTCTTGTGAATGGGTATAAATCCGCAGGTGAATATAAGATATTATTCGATGCAGTTAATCTATCTTCTGGGATTTATTTCTATTCTATGTTGGCTGATAATAAATTAATAGATACTAAAAAACTCATTATAGTAAAATAG
- a CDS encoding T9SS type A sorting domain-containing protein, whose translation MNKGLADNRNLVSYFATRRGRLFIMFCVIAAGMVFYSQPALSQPHFEWVRNYPIIGRAAAIDSSGYVYFVGEQTGGTQKILKYDSLGNIIWTKEFNVITGSNYLGIAAYKSRYLYITYSTQGHSFGLSKFDTSGTLMWTKNISGYYYEPMCITLDTSGNIYVAGEIDYYASNSFTVKYNPDGDTLWRAIYYPSTNGGGYIGRSISVDNQKNVFITGGEIYQSMNSYTTIKYDSLGNRKWVSKYFSPYSPYSSAGGGSVKADNKGNCYVTGYITYTIVNGFEKFTPATIKYGPNGDSIWTRLFRLQDTIDFGAGEDMVLDDNDNVFIPCNYMIKYDKYGNLKWYANNNFYLRRALLFENNIYGSGGIWDDRIQMLGYDNDRGNVIFNQIYPTTNHPVICDGNLTFGNSFYIYAHDNDSLILIKFSSYTSSISGHGYTIDNFKLHQNYPNPFNSSTTIRYSINKNSEIKMKVFDIKGKEVRTITSEKKTPGIYEVKFDGGGLSSGIYFYSLFADNIIIDTKKLILIK comes from the coding sequence ATGAACAAGGGATTAGCAGACAATCGAAACTTAGTTTCTTACTTTGCAACCCGAAGAGGACGATTGTTTATTATGTTTTGCGTTATCGCGGCGGGGATGGTGTTTTATTCACAACCCGCTTTATCCCAGCCGCATTTTGAGTGGGTTAGGAATTATCCGATTATAGGCAGAGCCGCTGCGATTGATTCTTCAGGATATGTTTATTTCGTAGGAGAACAGACAGGCGGAACACAAAAAATCCTAAAGTACGATTCACTCGGAAATATTATCTGGACAAAGGAATTTAATGTTATAACCGGAAGTAATTATCTTGGAATTGCCGCATATAAAAGCCGTTATCTTTATATAACATACTCAACTCAGGGGCATAGTTTCGGTCTGTCAAAGTTTGATACCAGCGGAACACTAATGTGGACGAAAAACATATCAGGTTATTATTATGAACCTATGTGCATCACACTCGATACATCGGGTAATATATATGTAGCGGGGGAAATAGATTATTATGCGTCAAATAGTTTTACAGTGAAATACAATCCGGATGGAGATACTTTGTGGAGGGCAATATATTATCCGAGCACAAACGGGGGGGGATATATAGGGCGTTCAATATCGGTTGACAACCAGAAGAATGTTTTCATCACGGGGGGAGAGATTTATCAATCAATGAATTCATATACAACCATTAAATACGACAGTCTTGGCAACAGGAAATGGGTTTCTAAATACTTCAGTCCATACTCCCCATATTCATCAGCAGGAGGAGGCAGTGTAAAAGCCGATAATAAAGGCAACTGCTATGTTACGGGATACATTACTTATACAATTGTTAATGGCTTTGAAAAATTTACACCGGCAACTATTAAATACGGACCTAACGGTGACTCAATCTGGACAAGGTTATTCAGATTGCAGGATACAATAGATTTCGGTGCTGGGGAAGATATGGTACTTGATGATAATGACAATGTATTCATTCCTTGCAATTATATGATTAAATATGACAAATATGGAAATTTAAAATGGTATGCTAACAATAATTTTTATTTAAGACGGGCATTATTATTCGAAAATAATATTTACGGTTCCGGCGGAATTTGGGATGACAGGATACAGATGTTGGGGTATGACAACGATAGAGGTAATGTAATATTTAATCAAATTTATCCAACAACAAATCATCCCGTGATTTGTGACGGTAACTTAACATTCGGAAATAGTTTTTATATTTATGCACATGATAATGACTCCTTGATATTAATTAAATTCTCTTCATATACATCATCAATATCAGGACATGGATACACGATAGATAATTTCAAATTACATCAGAACTACCCGAATCCGTTTAATTCATCAACAACCATAAGATATTCTATTAATAAAAATAGTGAAATAAAGATGAAAGTATTCGATATAAAAGGAAAAGAGGTAAGAACTATCACAAGCGAGAAAAAAACACCAGGTATTTACGAAGTTAAATTCGACGGAGGTGGTTTATCATCTGGAATATATTTTTATTCTCTGTTTGCTGATAATATTATAATTGATACGAAGAAACTTATTTTAATTAAATAA
- a CDS encoding T9SS type A sorting domain-containing protein, giving the protein MKRQIRQTLFSLILFSIIVILYLFISQSAIAQMQFEWVRNYPITGRAAAIDSSGYVYFVGEQTDGTHKILKYDSLGNIIWAQDFNVITGSNYLGIAAYKSRYFYITYSTQGHSFGLSKFDTSGTLLWTRNISGYYYEPYCMTLDTSGYIYVAGEIGYYASNSFTVKYSPAGDTLWRAIYYPSTNGGSYTGLSISVDNQKNVYITGGINHPDYTYSYGTIKYDSLGNRKWVSKYYSPYSSTSFTRGYCVKADNKGNCYVTGVTLHSLINGVYRYAPVTIKYGSDGDSIWTRLFVLADTIDFGGGSDIAIDDNENIFIPCYYTIKYDKNGNLLWYKNNNFPVSREILFENNIYVSGGFWEDRLQMLGYDNERGNLIFNQIYPTPHPVISGGNLTFSNNLYLYAYANDSAILIKYTTNTSSISENANRVNNFKLSQNYPNPFNSSTVIKYSLNVNCLITLKIYDISGKEIGTLINERKPQGNYTVNFDGSDLSSGIYFYSLFADDILIDTKKLIIIK; this is encoded by the coding sequence ATGAAAAGACAAATCAGGCAGACATTATTCTCATTAATCCTTTTTAGCATTATCGTAATATTATATTTATTTATTTCACAATCCGCAATAGCACAGATGCAATTCGAGTGGGTGAGGAATTATCCGATTACCGGCAGAGCCGCTGCGATTGATTCTTCAGGATATGTTTATTTCGTAGGAGAGCAGACAGATGGAACACACAAAATATTGAAATATGATTCACTCGGAAATATAATCTGGGCACAGGATTTTAATGTTATAACCGGAAGTAATTATCTTGGAATTGCCGCATATAAAAGTCGTTATTTTTATATTACGTATTCCACACAGGGGCATAGTTTCGGTCTATCAAAGTTCGATACAAGCGGGACACTTCTCTGGACAAGAAACATATCGGGATATTATTATGAACCGTATTGCATGACATTGGATACTTCGGGCTATATATATGTAGCGGGGGAAATTGGTTATTATGCTTCAAACAGTTTTACTGTGAAATACAGTCCCGCTGGAGATACATTGTGGCGAGCAATATATTATCCGAGTACAAACGGGGGTTCATATACAGGGCTTTCAATATCGGTTGACAACCAAAAGAATGTGTATATAACAGGTGGAATAAATCATCCTGATTATACCTATTCATACGGAACAATTAAATACGACAGCCTTGGCAACAGGAAATGGGTATCAAAGTATTACAGTCCGTATTCCTCTACCAGCTTTACAAGGGGTTATTGTGTAAAAGCCGATAATAAAGGTAATTGTTATGTTACAGGCGTAACATTGCATTCACTTATTAATGGGGTGTATAGATATGCACCAGTAACAATAAAATATGGTTCCGACGGGGATTCTATTTGGACAAGATTATTTGTATTAGCTGATACAATTGATTTTGGAGGTGGGAGCGATATAGCAATAGATGATAACGAAAATATATTTATACCATGCTACTATACTATAAAATATGATAAAAATGGAAATTTACTATGGTATAAGAATAATAATTTCCCTGTGTCCCGGGAAATACTTTTCGAAAATAATATTTACGTTTCCGGAGGTTTCTGGGAAGACAGACTACAGATGCTGGGATATGACAACGAGAGAGGTAATTTAATATTCAATCAAATTTATCCGACACCTCATCCGGTTATCAGCGGAGGGAACTTAACATTCTCGAATAATTTGTATCTGTATGCTTATGCTAACGATTCTGCTATTTTAATTAAATATACCACTAATACTTCATCAATATCAGAAAATGCAAACAGAGTTAACAACTTTAAATTGTCTCAAAATTATCCGAATCCGTTTAATTCGTCAACGGTTATAAAATATTCTTTAAATGTTAATTGTTTAATCACACTGAAAATATATGACATATCAGGGAAAGAAATAGGGACTTTAATTAACGAAAGAAAACCTCAAGGAAATTACACAGTAAACTTTGACGGAAGCGATTTATCATCCGGAATATATTTTTATTCGTTGTTTGCTGACGATATTTTAATAGATACAAAGAAACTCATTATAATTAAATGA